Proteins found in one archaeon genomic segment:
- a CDS encoding CoA-binding protein, whose protein sequence is MKSTVDPQEIIGKPRVVAVVGASKNPEKDAYTVPEYLLAHGFTVIPINPTADAIHGVRVYPSLKDIPEEVARTVEVVDVFRPSEEFPEVARQVVAMKARAGKPLVFWGQLGLENEEAKGILSVAGIDYVMDSCMRTEHQRKGAR, encoded by the coding sequence GTGAAGTCCACGGTGGACCCTCAGGAGATAATCGGAAAGCCCCGCGTCGTCGCCGTGGTCGGAGCCTCCAAGAACCCGGAGAAGGACGCCTACACCGTTCCGGAATACCTTCTGGCCCACGGTTTCACGGTCATTCCCATCAATCCGACCGCGGACGCCATCCACGGGGTCAGGGTGTACCCTTCGCTCAAGGACATCCCCGAAGAAGTCGCGCGAACCGTAGAAGTTGTGGACGTCTTCAGGCCGTCAGAGGAGTTCCCCGAGGTTGCGAGGCAGGTCGTCGCGATGAAAGCCAGGGCCGGTAAGCCCCTCGTATTCTGGGGCCAGCTCGGGCTCGAGAACGAAGAAGCAAAGGGAATCCTCTCAGTAGCCGGGATAGACTATGTGATGGACAGTTGCATGAGGACCGAGCACCAGCGCAAAGGAGCGCGATAG
- a CDS encoding helix-turn-helix transcriptional regulator — protein MAREDRERVDFGLRGKTLKVYLYLLRYGKAVGVREIQKELGFSSPSVAFHHLSKLLELGVVEKDQYDRYVLARKVDSGILHSFVSIAGLTLPRLGFYAAFFTTIAVAYFILNKASLDLYALVGTVGGAGVFWYEAWRVWRRKPF, from the coding sequence TTGGCCCGGGAGGACAGGGAGAGGGTCGACTTCGGCCTTAGGGGCAAGACCCTCAAGGTCTACCTATACCTCCTAAGGTACGGAAAGGCGGTCGGGGTCCGCGAGATCCAGAAGGAGCTCGGCTTCTCCAGCCCGTCCGTCGCCTTCCACCACCTCAGCAAGCTCCTAGAGCTGGGGGTAGTCGAGAAGGACCAGTACGACAGGTACGTCCTCGCCCGGAAGGTGGACTCGGGCATCCTCCACTCCTTCGTAAGCATCGCAGGGCTGACCCTTCCCAGGCTCGGGTTCTACGCCGCCTTCTTTACCACCATCGCCGTGGCCTACTTCATCCTCAACAAGGCCTCTCTTGACCTCTATGCCCTGGTAGGCACAGTAGGAGGCGCCGGCGTCTTCTGGTACGAAGCCTGGAGAGTCTGGCGCAGGAAGCCGTTCTGA
- a CDS encoding helix-turn-helix transcriptional regulator has translation MPTVHALGLGEPARFNELKRRIQGISATSLAERLSQLEKFGVVQRKVHPETPPKVEYSLTVKGHEVYNILCDLATWSERWAGKEPNSREFVVPK, from the coding sequence TTGCCGACGGTTCACGCACTGGGGCTCGGGGAGCCTGCAAGGTTCAACGAGCTGAAGAGAAGGATACAGGGGATCAGCGCCACTTCGCTCGCGGAGAGGCTCTCTCAGCTGGAGAAGTTCGGAGTAGTCCAGCGGAAGGTCCACCCGGAGACCCCGCCCAAAGTCGAGTACTCACTCACTGTCAAGGGGCACGAAGTCTACAACATCCTCTGCGACCTTGCGACTTGGTCGGAGAGGTGGGCAGGCAAGGAGCCCAACAGCAGAGAGTTCGTGGTCCCGAAGTAG
- a CDS encoding PPOX class F420-dependent oxidoreductase: MYSRRENASPRPSQFSEEEADFLAENFIGRLATASSSGQPHVVPVTYTFDGESIHFGGWDLASTLKYRNLASNPAVAFVVDEVTSVKPWRVKGVEVRGVAQAYVAEGGRTMVKISPKAVRSWGVYRR, from the coding sequence ATGTATTCCAGAAGGGAGAACGCCTCTCCTCGGCCTTCGCAGTTCTCCGAAGAGGAGGCCGATTTCCTTGCAGAGAATTTCATCGGCAGGCTCGCGACCGCCTCAAGCTCCGGGCAGCCGCACGTCGTCCCGGTGACCTACACCTTCGACGGGGAGTCGATCCACTTCGGGGGATGGGACCTTGCGTCGACCCTGAAGTACAGGAACTTGGCGTCGAACCCGGCCGTCGCCTTCGTCGTCGACGAAGTCACATCGGTCAAGCCCTGGAGGGTAAAGGGCGTCGAGGTGCGGGGCGTGGCCCAGGCCTACGTCGCCGAAGGAGGCCGGACGATGGTGAAGATAAGTCCAAAAGCAGTCAGGAGTTGGGGAGTCTATCGAAGATGA
- a CDS encoding trypsin-like peptidase domain-containing protein gives MTTPEGFEDRVTKAVEKVGESIVVVSGVHLERRFYGVVPTEGQGSGIVIDGKGLIVTNNHVIAGASQVHVGLKDGRSFVGQVVGSDEATDVAVIRLESEDLPAAELADSESLKVGQFVLAIGNALALPGGPTVSLGVLSAKGRPLPGSDFIFEGLLQTDAAVNPGNSGGPLADLDGRVIGMTTMMIPFAQGMGFAIPINTVKKVAQEIMEKGRVTRRWIGISGVDLTPPIARRYGIRDDTGFLVADVTPGGPASLAGVRSGDVITGAGGSEVNHTKDLLFALSKVPDGGAINLQVFRAGTAGSLTVRPVEGQKIRRPDDRQAYR, from the coding sequence ATGACGACCCCCGAAGGATTCGAGGACCGCGTTACGAAGGCAGTGGAGAAGGTGGGAGAGAGCATAGTGGTCGTGAGCGGCGTTCACCTCGAGCGGAGATTCTACGGCGTCGTTCCCACTGAGGGGCAGGGCTCGGGCATAGTCATCGACGGAAAGGGCCTCATCGTCACGAACAACCATGTCATAGCGGGCGCGAGCCAGGTCCACGTCGGGCTCAAGGACGGGCGCTCCTTCGTCGGCCAGGTGGTCGGGTCCGACGAGGCCACAGACGTCGCAGTGATCAGGCTGGAGAGTGAGGACCTGCCCGCTGCCGAGCTGGCCGACTCCGAGTCCCTCAAAGTTGGGCAGTTCGTCCTCGCGATCGGAAACGCGCTCGCTCTCCCGGGTGGGCCCACCGTCTCCCTGGGCGTCCTAAGCGCAAAGGGCCGCCCGTTGCCAGGCTCGGACTTCATCTTCGAAGGGCTCCTCCAGACCGACGCGGCCGTCAACCCGGGGAACAGCGGAGGGCCTCTTGCGGACTTGGACGGCAGGGTCATCGGGATGACCACGATGATGATCCCCTTCGCGCAGGGCATGGGCTTCGCCATTCCGATCAACACGGTGAAGAAGGTGGCGCAGGAGATAATGGAGAAAGGGCGCGTAACGAGGAGGTGGATCGGCATCTCCGGGGTCGACCTCACCCCACCGATTGCGAGGAGGTACGGCATCAGGGACGACACAGGCTTCCTCGTCGCTGACGTCACGCCGGGCGGGCCGGCGAGCCTGGCGGGGGTAAGGTCGGGAGACGTAATCACGGGCGCGGGGGGCTCAGAAGTGAACCACACGAAGGACCTTCTGTTCGCCCTTTCCAAGGTCCCTGACGGAGGCGCAATCAACCTGCAGGTCTTCAGGGCAGGGACGGCAGGAAGTCTGACGGTCCGACCCGTCGAGGGCCAGAAGATCAGACGCCCAGACGACCGACAGGCCTACCGATAG
- a CDS encoding nucleotidyltransferase family protein: protein MRPSTQAAVLCGGRGERLRPLTDYFQKVMIPIGPKKLPLLTYIIRLISHHGIDRVALLTGYRSHDIRDYFGGGSQYKVRLTYSEDRKGEKGSLNALANALKGGAITGCDELLVYYGDVLTDLDIGALLKTHRTKAADATLVLARGYSLPVGTADVGKGGVVSAVREKPKLDLSVTMGSMVLGRKAMTIARKVAGNDRTDLMTHFMPALLERDCKVAAYYTKREWYDVGTVSNFEKLNAELGRHPLSYLV from the coding sequence GTGCGCCCCAGTACTCAGGCCGCGGTGCTCTGCGGGGGGCGGGGCGAGAGACTGAGGCCCCTGACCGACTACTTCCAGAAGGTGATGATCCCGATAGGCCCGAAGAAGCTCCCCCTCCTGACCTACATCATCCGCCTGATCTCGCACCACGGAATCGACCGCGTGGCCCTGCTGACGGGCTATCGCTCGCATGACATCCGGGACTACTTCGGCGGCGGCTCCCAGTACAAGGTCCGCCTGACCTATTCAGAAGACCGCAAAGGCGAGAAGGGCAGCCTGAACGCTCTTGCCAACGCGCTCAAGGGAGGCGCGATAACCGGATGCGACGAGCTCCTTGTCTACTACGGGGACGTCCTCACTGACCTCGACATCGGCGCCCTCCTCAAGACTCACAGGACGAAAGCCGCGGACGCGACACTGGTGCTCGCAAGGGGGTACAGCCTCCCCGTCGGGACCGCCGACGTCGGCAAGGGAGGCGTCGTCTCCGCAGTCAGGGAGAAGCCGAAGCTAGACCTCAGCGTGACGATGGGCTCGATGGTACTGGGCCGCAAGGCGATGACGATCGCGAGGAAAGTTGCAGGGAATGACAGGACGGACCTGATGACCCACTTCATGCCCGCACTGCTCGAAAGGGACTGCAAGGTCGCGGCCTACTACACTAAGCGGGAGTGGTACGATGTCGGAACCGTATCAAATTTCGAGAAACTCAACGCCGAACTCGGGCGCCACCCTCTGAGCTACTTGGTCTGA
- a CDS encoding transcriptional regulator → MRRREPILIYMELLATLHEGERGPTRLAQACNLNYGRLATFTKPLLERGLIRSRLVEGQEVLSITEEGYKVYGAWLEVWRRLPL, encoded by the coding sequence ATGAGGAGGCGCGAGCCGATTCTGATCTACATGGAACTGCTCGCGACCCTGCACGAGGGGGAACGCGGACCGACGAGGCTGGCTCAGGCGTGCAACCTCAACTACGGGAGGCTCGCGACTTTCACGAAGCCCCTGCTAGAGAGGGGCCTCATCAGGTCCCGACTAGTCGAGGGACAGGAGGTCCTGTCCATAACAGAAGAAGGGTACAAGGTTTACGGCGCCTGGCTGGAGGTCTGGCGTCGGCTGCCGCTGTAA
- a CDS encoding LLM class flavin-dependent oxidoreductase yields the protein MLSIKNCGIMLEPQMGMTMLEVVSTARLVERLGFGYLFRSDHLLPTDNRRGVDSPECWTSLGALAASTTDLRFGPMVTPIGFRNPALLARMACTLHSFSGGRLQLAVGAGWYESEYRAHGYPFPPFKERMSQFDEAFSVISSLVREGRADFDGSYFSAHTDCLPRPDGKVNVIIGGRSKPLAAMAARRADEWNVFLSPPETYSLLKATFDSALDGRSVVVSETGPFMLGRDPGQLESFARMQASWLKSEASPQETLSRLKARDAPVGSPEEFLEKVGRKVDAGIERFYFQLLAPENTAMLELLAETLKGGV from the coding sequence ATGCTCTCCATCAAGAACTGCGGGATAATGCTCGAGCCGCAGATGGGCATGACGATGCTGGAAGTCGTCTCGACAGCGAGGCTCGTCGAGAGGCTGGGCTTCGGCTACCTTTTCAGGTCCGACCACCTTCTACCCACTGACAACCGCAGAGGGGTCGACTCCCCTGAATGCTGGACGAGCCTGGGGGCCCTCGCGGCCTCGACGACCGACCTTCGCTTCGGCCCGATGGTGACTCCCATTGGCTTCAGGAACCCCGCCCTGCTTGCGAGAATGGCATGCACCCTCCACTCCTTCTCCGGCGGGAGGCTCCAACTCGCGGTCGGGGCCGGCTGGTACGAATCTGAGTACAGGGCGCACGGCTACCCGTTCCCGCCGTTCAAGGAGAGGATGAGCCAGTTCGACGAGGCCTTTTCGGTCATATCCTCGCTTGTGCGCGAAGGGAGGGCCGACTTCGACGGTTCCTATTTCTCAGCCCACACCGACTGCCTCCCGCGGCCAGACGGCAAGGTGAACGTCATCATCGGGGGCAGGTCCAAACCCCTTGCAGCCATGGCGGCCCGGAGGGCGGACGAGTGGAACGTGTTCCTATCTCCCCCTGAGACATATTCGCTGCTCAAGGCGACCTTCGACTCGGCCCTCGACGGCAGAAGTGTCGTAGTGTCCGAAACTGGTCCGTTCATGTTGGGAAGGGACCCTGGTCAGCTCGAGTCGTTCGCGAGGATGCAGGCATCCTGGCTGAAGTCCGAGGCATCCCCTCAGGAGACCCTCAGCCGGCTGAAAGCAAGGGATGCCCCGGTCGGAAGCCCTGAGGAATTCCTGGAAAAGGTCGGGAGGAAGGTCGACGCGGGAATCGAGCGGTTCTACTTCCAACTGCTCGCGCCGGAGAACACCGCCATGCTCGAACTGCTCGCGGAGACTCTCAAGGGAGGCGTCTAG
- the rocF gene encoding arginase, with protein MKIGVIGAPVDLGQERRGVDMGPSVIRIARLQERLEDLGHKVEDFGNIPAADMSIARLGDKKARYLDDVVRECKLIAVKVAESLRQGYFPLVLGGDQSTSIGTAAGLASQGTKRGVIWLDAHGDFNTPATTPSGNIHGMALAAVLGYGHPKLARLGGVFPKALEANTVLIGGRSFDPEEAKAISASKMTVFTMREIDELGMKRVIEEAIKVAGRGVDQVHVSFDVDAIDPREAPGTGTPVRGGLTYREAHLAMEMLYDWGKVTSAEFVEVNPVLDTSNHTAEVAVELILSLFGKKIIA; from the coding sequence ATGAAGATTGGAGTCATAGGGGCGCCTGTCGACCTCGGGCAGGAGAGGAGAGGAGTGGACATGGGCCCCAGCGTAATCCGCATCGCAAGGCTCCAAGAGCGCCTCGAGGACCTCGGGCACAAGGTGGAGGACTTTGGCAACATCCCTGCGGCAGACATGTCGATCGCGAGGCTGGGGGACAAGAAGGCGAGGTACCTGGACGACGTCGTCAGGGAGTGCAAGCTCATCGCCGTCAAGGTGGCCGAAAGCCTCAGGCAGGGATACTTCCCGCTCGTCCTGGGGGGCGACCAGAGCACCTCCATCGGGACCGCTGCGGGGCTCGCTTCCCAGGGGACGAAGAGGGGGGTGATCTGGCTCGACGCCCACGGCGACTTCAACACTCCTGCCACGACCCCCAGCGGGAACATACACGGGATGGCACTCGCGGCCGTCCTCGGATACGGGCACCCGAAGCTCGCCAGGCTGGGAGGCGTCTTCCCCAAGGCTCTCGAAGCGAACACCGTACTCATCGGTGGCCGCAGCTTCGACCCCGAAGAGGCGAAGGCGATCTCCGCGTCCAAGATGACAGTCTTCACGATGCGCGAGATCGACGAGCTGGGGATGAAGCGAGTGATCGAGGAGGCGATCAAGGTCGCGGGGAGAGGTGTAGACCAGGTGCACGTCAGCTTCGACGTCGACGCCATCGATCCACGAGAGGCACCAGGGACCGGAACGCCGGTGCGGGGTGGCCTGACCTACAGAGAGGCTCACCTCGCGATGGAGATGCTCTACGACTGGGGGAAGGTCACTTCAGCCGAGTTCGTGGAGGTCAATCCGGTCCTCGACACGTCGAACCACACCGCAGAGGTCGCCGTAGAGCTGATCCTCTCACTATTCGGAAAGAAGATCATAGCGTAG
- a CDS encoding MFS transporter: MNSTGSNAPQFSRRSLILIVAGLLTGLLLGALDQTIVATAAPRIIVDLNGLTLYAWVFSAYILTQTVSMPIFGKLSDLYGRRKFLMLGLLIFMGGSALSGAAQDINQLIIFRAIQGIGSGAFFPIAIAVAGAVFPPAQRGRIQGVFASVFGMSAVLGPTAGSYIVQTLSWRWIFYVNLPLGVLSIAFLALALKESRDSTAKPVVDWLGVTSLTAWITFFMLGFLSGGTSFGWYSWQEVALFGSAIFFFALFMIVERRALEPIVPLGLFKIRTISAATSVAFLTGVSMYAVISYVPLFVQAGLGGTIDDGRNVLYAFMIPLVIGAVFAGQLSTRSAGYRQVLSVGLVVLCAGLFLLTSINSSSSFTQVMEDGAVMGLGLGTTFPVVILAVQYSVPRRQIGIASSLAQFTRNLGGTIGLSILGALQANAFGARLTTVIQQIPSQYQHQAAAFFGDPNAVGRVLASSTELQKAETAFPQVPWATIVPELRSAFALSVTPIFWVSLGFAVVAVVAGVLVKGSFREQVAARDAIMAGEARPEMKPPPIPITEQSPGAQKQAQRPT, translated from the coding sequence TTGAACAGCACTGGGTCTAACGCACCCCAATTCTCCCGAAGGTCCCTGATACTCATCGTGGCAGGCCTGCTGACCGGGCTCCTGCTCGGCGCCCTCGACCAGACGATCGTGGCGACTGCCGCGCCGAGGATAATCGTGGACCTGAACGGGCTCACCCTGTATGCGTGGGTCTTCAGCGCCTATATCCTCACCCAGACGGTCTCGATGCCCATCTTCGGGAAGCTCTCGGACCTCTACGGCCGCAGGAAGTTCCTGATGCTTGGTCTTCTGATCTTCATGGGAGGGTCCGCGCTCTCGGGAGCCGCCCAGGACATCAACCAGCTGATCATCTTCAGGGCTATACAGGGAATCGGGAGCGGGGCCTTCTTCCCAATCGCGATCGCCGTGGCGGGCGCCGTCTTCCCCCCGGCGCAGAGGGGCCGGATTCAGGGAGTCTTCGCCAGCGTCTTCGGAATGTCGGCCGTCCTCGGGCCTACGGCCGGGTCTTACATCGTGCAGACCCTCAGCTGGAGATGGATCTTCTACGTCAACCTGCCCCTCGGCGTGCTCTCGATCGCATTCCTTGCCCTTGCCCTCAAGGAGTCAAGGGACTCGACCGCCAAGCCGGTGGTCGACTGGCTGGGGGTCACCAGCCTGACGGCGTGGATTACCTTCTTCATGCTGGGATTCCTGAGCGGCGGAACCAGCTTCGGGTGGTACTCGTGGCAAGAAGTCGCGCTCTTCGGGTCGGCGATATTCTTCTTCGCGCTCTTCATGATAGTCGAGCGGAGGGCGCTGGAGCCCATCGTACCCCTGGGCCTCTTCAAGATCCGTACCATCTCGGCGGCTACCTCCGTCGCATTCCTGACGGGGGTCTCGATGTACGCCGTCATCAGCTACGTCCCTCTCTTCGTCCAGGCCGGCCTAGGAGGCACGATCGACGACGGGCGCAACGTCCTCTACGCGTTCATGATCCCCCTCGTCATAGGCGCCGTCTTCGCAGGACAGCTGAGCACGCGCTCCGCGGGATACCGACAGGTACTCTCGGTGGGCCTCGTGGTCCTCTGCGCGGGACTCTTCCTCCTCACTTCGATCAACTCCTCATCGAGCTTCACTCAGGTGATGGAGGACGGGGCAGTGATGGGACTGGGCCTCGGCACGACCTTTCCGGTCGTAATACTCGCTGTGCAGTACTCCGTCCCCCGCAGGCAGATCGGGATAGCCTCCTCGCTGGCCCAGTTCACGAGGAACCTCGGGGGCACCATCGGCCTCTCCATCCTCGGGGCCCTCCAGGCCAACGCCTTCGGGGCGCGGCTTACGACAGTCATCCAGCAGATACCTTCCCAGTACCAACACCAGGCCGCCGCCTTCTTCGGCGACCCAAACGCGGTGGGAAGGGTCCTGGCTTCGTCCACAGAGCTCCAAAAGGCGGAGACCGCCTTCCCGCAGGTGCCCTGGGCGACCATAGTCCCTGAGCTGAGGTCCGCCTTCGCCCTCTCGGTCACCCCGATCTTCTGGGTGAGCCTCGGCTTCGCGGTGGTCGCGGTCGTCGCAGGGGTCCTGGTGAAAGGGTCGTTCAGAGAGCAGGTCGCAGCGCGGGACGCAATAATGGCCGGCGAAGCAAGGCCAGAGATGAAGCCGCCTCCAATCCCGATAACCGAGCAGTCACCCGGGGCCCAGAAACAGGCCCAACGGCCCACTTGA